The Spirosoma sp. SC4-14 DNA window GATGAGTTTGTCGAGTATGGCTTCACCTTTGTGCGGAACCGGATCTTCGAGTGTCATCTGCAACACCGTCGATGCCTTACTACTAGGTTCAATGGTCAGGTTTTTAAGGTAGTTGTTAACGGCCTGCCGTTTGGGTAACGCATGAACAATCAGTGGTTCGGAGCTAACCCGGAGTTGATGACGAGGAAAGATACGCAGGCGTCCGTAGGGTGTATTGATGCTCTGATTGACTGGATAATCAGTATCGTTGATCCGAACTTTACCGGGGCTTATGACGTATAGTTCCAGATCTGTTTCGTAGAGTGCCGGGTTGGCCTGTTCAACAATCAGGCGGATGGGCGCTTCGTCGAAAATCTCCCGTTTGATTGTTTTGGTTGGGCTAAAATACTGCACATCGAGGCCCAGGCTTTCGACAACCTTGCTCATTAGGGCCCGCGACCGCAGAATCTCCATCTCATTTTCAATGACCTTCTTTGGCGCAAAGATGTCCATCTCTTTAAGGATGTTTTCTTCGCTCAACCCCTTTTTATCGTCCTTTATCAGTAGGCTGGTTTGTATTTTGTAGATAGGGGTCTGGTATTGCAGATAAGCATAAGCACCCGCACCCGCTACAAGTAACGACAGCACAAACCATTTCCATTGCCGGGCATAACGCATAAACAGCAGCCGCAGGTTGGGCGTGTTTTCTATTTCGTACACCTGGTACGGAGAATAGGCATAGTTGTTCTGATTCGACATGATGATCCCTGTTTATTGGATAAAAGGACGTTGGTTAAAAGCGAGAGATAATAACGGCCAGAAATGAAAGCCCGCTCAGGAAAATAGGCAGGAGCTGATTGGTGCGGTCGGCAGTGGCAGCCCGTACCCGACCTGGTTCAACATAGACTACATCGTTAGGATGCAGGTAATAGTAGGGAGAGTTGAACAAATCCCGGCGCGTTAAATCGACTCGGGCAAAGGTGCGGTGACCGTTCTCTTCGCGAATGATAAGCACATTGGTCCGATGGCCATAAATTGTTATATCGCCTGCCAGGCTCAAGGCTTCCAGTAACGTGATTTGTTCGTTCGGGATCGTAAATAACGACGGGCGTGTTACTTCGCCCATAACCGAAATGCGAAAATTCTGATTGCGTATGTTAACCGTTGGTTCTTTTAAATACTCTTTGAGCGACTCGCGCAGTTGATCTTTTAGTTCGTTAACCGTTTTGCCTTTTACATTAACCTTACCCAGCACAGGAAGCTCAATCATCCCATTATTATCGACGAGGTAGCCACTAACTGGAGCTAGTGGAGTTGTGCTGGCCGTTGTATTGGCCGGTACCGTCCGTTCTGATACCGCAAAGGCGGTATAGGGGTTGAAAAAAGCCGATGCTTCGGGGTTTAGACTGTTAACCTGGACGGCCAGCACATCGCCAGGCTGAATGGTTGGCGTATAACGAGCGGCAACGGTCAGTGTATCTACTTTACCCGGCTCCTGCTGAAAATACGACAGTTGTTTGGTCGATACGCAACTAGTGAGAATCTGACTGCCAAGCATACAGCTTAACAGAATGTATTTCAGCGTATTGTTGCGCGCGATACCCATTAAATATGCCCTCATAAAGTTAACTTTTATGCACTGTCTGGAATTAGATTGAAAGCCCTGTGTGATTCGTTGAAAAAAGCTAGTTGTATCTGTATTCTGATTTGTGGTTCAGTTAGGTCATTACATATGAATGAGGATTATACTTATTGTTTGATTTGTGAAACTTAGACAAATTTAGTAAAATTTTTATTTACTAAAACAAGATAAAGTTAATTTAAGGTATGCTTTTGTAGTCAGATGGGGAATTCTGCTTTTTTGCTGCTTTTTGTCTAATATTTTGCGCGATTAGTGATAGGATAAGGGACATCGCTTCCAAAAAAGATAGCAAACGGTCCAGGTATGCGTTTCTGTTGTAGATAATTATTTGGTATAAATGCGTTATTTAGAAATAAAATATTGTAGCCCGATTTTTAGGCTAAACTGCCTGTTAACTTATCCAGATGCCATTTTTGGGGATTGATGCTGATTTTCTGGCTGTAAGTTTAATGTTTGATAATATATTATATGTTACCTTTATGATTGAAGGATAAATATTATTAAATTAAGTTGCTGAGATGAGGCAATGGGTTATATTGTCGTTACTACTTATATGGGCACAGGGGGGCTGGGCATTTCAGTCGATTCAGGATTCAATCAGACTAGTCAAGCCCGAACACAGCCTGTGTCTGCAGTCTGGAACAACAGGACTTACTATTTTTTATAACCATACCATAGGCTCTTCGCACCGACTGGTGATGCGGGGGGGAGTTAACTATTTAGCGTACCGAAAACGTATACGAATCAATACGGCCCCTGATTCGTATCTGCAGATAGATCCCGATTTTATTGTCAATATTGCTCAGGCTGGTTTGAAATGGTATCCGCTAAAGCGCCCGTCGTTTTTTGTGGCTGCGGGGCTGGGGTTTACCTGGCACCCCTATGTAGATTTTGTGCTAACCACAAACACCAATCTTAATCTGGGGGGACTCGAATTAACGCCCCAGGATGTTGGCATTGTTCGGTTAGGGTTTCGCTGGCATCCAGTAGTAGGGTATCTGGGTTGGGGATTTGGCCCCGTAAGCCCACGCAAACGGATTGGAGTTGGTTTCGAGATGGGGGTGTATTACCTCAGCCGTCCTCGGATAAAGCTCGATTATGAAGGGTTTCTTGAAACTACCAACATCGACGATCAGGTGCCCGTTGTTGAGCGCAACCTGTCGAATTATCGCTATCTGCCTGCTATCACTATTTCGTTTTCTTATACGCTTAAACGTTCTCGTTAGCACACCTAATTCATGAAATTTCGTATTTTCCTGTATTGTGCAGTTGCGTTACCAGGTATATTGGACGCCTGCCAGAACCCCCTTGATGGGGTTGAGCTAAAGGTGAAAGATCCTATTCCGAACGGCGTGGTTGAGCTACGTTTTTACGACCCGGCGGGCAATCCGTTGCCTACCGCCAATCAGGTTACAATTGCCGGCCCCGATGCTAAAGAGATTGTAACAACGCTCAATACGACCCGGTTTAAAATCAATACAGATGGCAATCTGCTGGTGGCACCCTCGCCATTGATCACATTGTCGAATCAGAATCCGGTACGCTTTACGGCCGTGGTTGCTGCCGACAATTACCTGACCGTGGTGCAGCCCGTTACCTTAACGACACCCAACCGAACAACGCGCTATATTCGGCGGATTAATTTGCTGAAACCACCCCGAACGCTGGCGGCAGCCCGCACAACTGGCCGCGCCAGTACCGATGGTAGTGTGCAGAAGCCTCTGGTTCAGTCGACTATACAACCAACAGTCGATGCCGATCGGGCTACCGTTACGATAGGAACCGGAACAAAGCTCATCGACCGCGATGGGCAACCCGTTGGTGGTAATCTGACCATGTCTGTGATTCAT harbors:
- a CDS encoding polysaccharide biosynthesis/export family protein, which translates into the protein MRAYLMGIARNNTLKYILLSCMLGSQILTSCVSTKQLSYFQQEPGKVDTLTVAARYTPTIQPGDVLAVQVNSLNPEASAFFNPYTAFAVSERTVPANTTASTTPLAPVSGYLVDNNGMIELPVLGKVNVKGKTVNELKDQLRESLKEYLKEPTVNIRNQNFRISVMGEVTRPSLFTIPNEQITLLEALSLAGDITIYGHRTNVLIIREENGHRTFARVDLTRRDLFNSPYYYLHPNDVVYVEPGRVRAATADRTNQLLPIFLSGLSFLAVIISRF